Below is a genomic region from Streptomyces roseoviridis.
CACTCGGGCCATGACCGACAGAAGGAGGTGGCCGGCGGTTCGGACCGGATGGTGGGGCGACCCGGGAGAAGGTGCGGGGAGCAGGAAAAGAAGGCAGTGGTGCCTGGGTGGTGCGGGGCGCCTGAGGAGGTCTGGACAACACAAAGCCCCAGGTCTCTGACCTGGGGCTTTGTCGTGGAGCGGATGACGGGAATCGAACCCGCGCTATAAGCTTGGGAAGCTCATGTTCTACCATTAAACTACATCCGCAGTACCGCCTGAAGATCAATGCGGCATTGCACAGTGTACCCCATGCCGCACATCAGGCGAAGCGCCCTCCTCTCTCAGGGCGGCCGTGCGTGTGCGGAGTGCCGCGTGGAGTGGTGTCCTCTTGTTCCCCTAATGTGGCTGTCTCGTCCACCACTTGTCGGGGAAGGGACTTGATGGGTCCGATGGAGCGCACCGTCGTCCGTTGTGCCGAAGGGCACGTATTCAGCACCGCTTCGTTCCCGCTGCAGCAGCTCGGGGCCGGGCGGATCGGGCCCGGGCGGCTCGTTCGGTGTCCACGGTGTGCGCGGCTGCGGCACGCGGTGCCCGTGGAGCTCGATCGGCGCTGATGGCCAGGGGCGCGGGGTCTTCCCGATTGGGGGAGCTCCGTGCCCTCTGCGTATCGTGGGATCGTGCTTCTCTCAGACAAGGACATCCGGGCCGAGATCGATGCCGGCCGGGTGCGCATCGACCCGTACGACGAATCCATGGTGCAGCCCTCGAGCATCGACGTGCGGCTTGACCGCTTCTTCCGGGTGTTCGAGAACCACCGCCACCCCCACATCGACCCCGCCGTCGAGCAGCTCGACCTGACGCGCCAGGTCGAGCCGGAGGGCGACGAGGCGTTCATCCTGCACCCGGGTGAGTTCGTGCTCGCCTCGACCTACGAGGTCATCACCCTGCCGGACGACATCGCCTCCCGGCTGGAGGGCAAGAGCTCGCTGGGGCGGCTCGGTCTGGTGACGCACTCGACCGCCGGGTTCATCGACCCCGGATTCTCCGGGCACGTCACCCTGGAGCTGTCGAACCTCGCCACCCTGCCGATCAAGCTGTGGCCGGGGATGAAGATCGGGCAGCTGTGCATGTTCCGCCTGAGCTCCCCCGCCGAGTACCCGTACGGGAGCGAGCGCTACGGCTCCCGCTACCAGGGCCAGCGGGGGCCGACGGCCTCCCGCTCGTACATGAACTTCCATCGGACCCAGGTGTGAGGCGGTAGCCGGCATGAGTGAAGTACGCGAGAACCTGACGTACGAGGGCTTCGGGCGCGCCGTCCGCGAGCTCGCCCAGACCATCGCCGACGACGGCTACGAGCCGGACATCGTGCTCTCCATCGCCCGCGGCGGCGTCTTCGTCGCCGGCGGTCTGGCCTATGCCCTGGACTGCAAGAACATCCACCTGGTGAACGTGGAGTTCTACACGGGCGTGGGCACGACGCTGGAGATGCCGGTCATGCTGGCGCCGGTGCCGAACGCGATCGACTTCTCCGACAAGAAGGTCCTGATCGCCGACGACGTCGCCGACACCGGCAAGACCCTCAAGCTCGTCCACGACTTCTGCGTCGACCACGTCGCCGAGGTCCGCTCCGCGGTCGTCTACGAGAAGTCGCACTCCCTCGTGAAGTGCGAGTACGTCTGGAAGAAGACCGACGAGTGGATCAACTTCCCCTGGTCCGTCGAGCCGCCCGTCGTGCGCCGTGAGGGCCAGGTCCTCGACGCCTGAGACGAGCCGACCCCGCGGGACACCCGTACGGGAAGGGCCCCCGCCGACCGATGTCGGCGGGGGCCCTTCCCGTACGGGGTGACTACAGCGTGCCCAGCTTGATCAGGCTCAGCAGCGCCACCAGCTGGATCGCCGACGCGCCCAGGGCCTTGGGCCAGGGCAGGTCGTGGGAGCGGCTCACCATCACGGTGAAGAGCGCGCCCGCGGCCAGCCAGGTGAGCCAGCCGACGACCTGGACCAGGCCGTTCTCGCCGCCCAGGAAGAGGGCGAGGACGAGGCGCGGGGCGTCCGTGAGGGACATGATCAGCATGGACAGGCCGACGGTCGGCTGCCAGGAGCCGTCGCCGCCGAGCTGGCGGGCCAGGGTGTGGGTGACGGCGCCCATGACCAGGCCGCCGATCACGAAGCCGACGCCGGTCAGGACGACGTACGGAACGGCGTTGGACAGGGTCGCGTTGATCGCCTCTTCGCGGGCCTGGTCGAAGCCGAAGATCGCCAGCAGCCCGTAGAGGAACGTCACGACCAGCGCGGGGCCCCACACGGCGTGGTCGCGCATCCGCAGGAACGTGTCCGCCGGACGCAGCACGATGCCGCTCAGGAGGGCCTTCCAGGGCAGTCGCGGGCCCGTGGGGACGGGGGCCGCGCCGGCCTGGTACGGGGTGCCCTGCCCGTAGGGGTCGTCATGGACGCTGAAGACCTGGGTGTGGCCCGGGTTGTTGGCGGCGTAGTGCTGCTGCGGGTGCTGCTGCGCCTGGGGCGCGTAGGGGTCGCCGAAGTACTCCGGCTCCCCGTGCCCCTGCGGCGGTTGCTGCTGCCGTTGCTGCTGCGACCACTGCTGCTGTTGCGGGTAGCCCGGCGGGGGCGCGTTGTACCCGTACGGCGCCTGCTGCGGTTGTTGTCGCGGGGGGCCGCCGGCCCGGCCGCGTCCGTTCCTGAATCCAGCCACGTCAATGAACGTACCCGGTCCTGCCGTGCGCTCGCGCCCCGGAGGGATAGTGCGGCAGAGCTGTGACATCCCCTAGGGATTCCCTAGGGGGCCCGGAACGGGGCCGGAACGGGGCCGGAAGGGGCCCGTCAGGGGGGTGCTGCAGGGCGCGCGGGCGGCCGGCCCCGGCGCGCCGGGACGGATCGGCGGTACGGCCGAGAGCCGCCTGCCCGCACCGGCGGTAACGGCAGGCCCGCCCCCCTCTCGCGGTAACGGCCGAGGGCCGCCCCCTGTCGCGGTAACGGCGGAGGCCCGCCCCCCCTCTCCGTAACGGCGGAGGGCCGCCCCGCATCGCGCGGGACGGCCCTCCGTCACGTACCGGTCCTGCCGAGTGGCTAGGCGGCCGGCTCAGGCTCCGGCGCCTCGGCCGGCTCCTCCGGGCCCGGGTCGGCCGGGGTCTTCACCGAGTCGAGCAGCAGCTGGGCCACGTCGACGACCTGGAGGCTCTCCTTCGCCTTGCCGTCGTTCTTCTTGCCGTTCACGGAGTCCGTGAGCATGACCAGGCAGAACGGGCAGGCGGTGGAGACGATGTCCGGGTTGAGGGACAGGGCCTCGTCCACGCGCTCGGTGTTGATGCGCTTGCCGATCCGCTCCTCCATCCACATCCGGGCACCACCGGCGCCGCAGCAGAAGCCGCGCTCCTTGTGGCGGTGCATCTCCTGCTGGCGCAGGCCCGGGACGGCGGACATGATCTCGCGCGGCGGCGTGTAGACCTTGTTGTGCCGGCCCAGGTAGCAGGGGTCGTGGTAGGTGATGAGGCCGTCCACCGGGGTGACCGGGATCAGCTTGCCCTCGTCGATGAGGTGCTGGAGCAGCTGGGTGTGGTGGATGACCTCGTACTCGCCGCCGAGCTGCGGGTACTCGTTGGCGATGGTGTTGAAGCAGTGCGGGCAGGTGGAGACGATCTTCTTCGCCGAC
It encodes:
- a CDS encoding Yip1 family protein; translation: MAGFRNGRGRAGGPPRQQPQQAPYGYNAPPPGYPQQQQWSQQQRQQQPPQGHGEPEYFGDPYAPQAQQHPQQHYAANNPGHTQVFSVHDDPYGQGTPYQAGAAPVPTGPRLPWKALLSGIVLRPADTFLRMRDHAVWGPALVVTFLYGLLAIFGFDQAREEAINATLSNAVPYVVLTGVGFVIGGLVMGAVTHTLARQLGGDGSWQPTVGLSMLIMSLTDAPRLVLALFLGGENGLVQVVGWLTWLAAGALFTVMVSRSHDLPWPKALGASAIQLVALLSLIKLGTL
- the dcd gene encoding dCTP deaminase; protein product: MLLSDKDIRAEIDAGRVRIDPYDESMVQPSSIDVRLDRFFRVFENHRHPHIDPAVEQLDLTRQVEPEGDEAFILHPGEFVLASTYEVITLPDDIASRLEGKSSLGRLGLVTHSTAGFIDPGFSGHVTLELSNLATLPIKLWPGMKIGQLCMFRLSSPAEYPYGSERYGSRYQGQRGPTASRSYMNFHRTQV
- a CDS encoding phosphoribosyltransferase, translating into MSEVRENLTYEGFGRAVRELAQTIADDGYEPDIVLSIARGGVFVAGGLAYALDCKNIHLVNVEFYTGVGTTLEMPVMLAPVPNAIDFSDKKVLIADDVADTGKTLKLVHDFCVDHVAEVRSAVVYEKSHSLVKCEYVWKKTDEWINFPWSVEPPVVRREGQVLDA